The following coding sequences lie in one Arachis hypogaea cultivar Tifrunner chromosome 9, arahy.Tifrunner.gnm2.J5K5, whole genome shotgun sequence genomic window:
- the LOC112712283 gene encoding thioredoxin-like fold domain-containing protein MRL7L, chloroplastic isoform X2 has product MALPNSMTLPLSSFVSPTFVKKRNLIIPKQKQLKLGKKLLNVGDSKVIRVPTRVQALKSDDADWKRRREASSDSDDEEDTPRSFDQNDPYSMSLEERLEWRRKIREVMDRKPEVQEELDPEEKKRKFEKLLNDYQLVVEEEDPDWPEDADGRGFNLGQFFDKITIKNTKKANDDDDDDDDKEEIEWRDDNYIRPIKDIKTAEWEETVFKDISPLIILVHNRYRRPKENEKIRNELEKAVHIIWNCRLPSPRCIALDAVVETELVDALQVSVFPEIIFTKAGKILYREKALRNADELSKIMAFFYYGAAKPPCLNSISDSQEEIPSVSIDNPVS; this is encoded by the exons ATGGCACTACCAAATTCGATGACCTTGCCCTTGTCATCCTTCGTATCACCTACTTTTGTAAAAAAGAGGAACTTGATCATTCCCAAGCAGAAACAGTTAAAGCTCGGAAAGAAGCTTTTGAAT GTTGGTGATTCTAAAGTGATAAGAGTACCAACAAGAGTTCAAGCTCTCAAGTCTGATGATGCTGATTGGAAGAGACGGCGTGAAGCTTCTAGTGACTCTGATGATGAAGAGGACACACCTCGTTCATTTGATCAAAATGACCCTTATAGTATGAGCCTTGAAGAGAGACTAGAATGGAGGAGGAAAATTAGAGAAGTAATGGATAGAAAGCCGGAAGTTCAAGAGGAGTTAGACcctgaagagaagaagagaaaattcgaaaagCTTTTGAATGATTACCAGCTTGTTGTGGAAGAGGAGGATCCTGACTGGCCTGAAGATGCAGATGGGCGGGGATTCAACTTAGGGCAGTTTTTCGACAAGATTACCATTAAGAACACCAAAAAGGCCAatgatgatgacgacgacgaCGATGACAAGGAAGAAATAGAATGGCGAGATGATAATTACATTCGACCTATTAAAGACATAAAGACTGCAGAATGGGAGGAGACTGTATTCAAAGACATAAGTCCGTTGATTATTCTCGTACACAATCGATATAGAAG gcCGAAAGAGAATGAAAAAATTCGAAATGAACTGGAGAAGGCTGTGCATATCATATGGAACTGCAGATTACCATCCCCAAGA TGTATTGCACTTGATGCTGTTGTGGAGACTGAACTAGTTGATGCACTTCAAGTGTCAGTCTTCCCAGAAATTATCTTTACCAAAGCAGGGAAGATCTTATACCGTGAAAAAG CACTTCGAAATGCAGATGAATTGTCAAAAATCATGGCATTCTTTTACTACGGCGCAGCTAAACCTCCATGCCTGAATAGCATATCAGATTCTCAAGAAGAAATTCCTTCTGTTAGCATTGATAATCCGGTATCCTGA
- the LOC112712284 gene encoding uncharacterized protein: MESEPETDVESETEHFNGISNKRMSPWESFLRNQQDSIRSLFNRRNRPSSALPPSPQNNLSFKPIPQLSPLANSVVARSSQILGVSTHELQHAFDSELPLSVKELLTYARNLLEFCSFKALHKFTATPNYLNDKHFRRLTYDMMLAWESPSVESDDNETPKCRRYEANGDEDEGSFFYSSSTNMALQVDDEKTVGLEAFSRIAPACVTVADIITVHNLFSALTVSSENRLHFLVYDKYLRFLDKVLKNSKNALAACSGNLQLAEEEIVLDVDGTIPTQPVLQHIGMSAWPGRLTLTNYALYFEPLGVGLYEKAIRYDLGTDMKQVIKPDLTGPLGARLFDKAVMYKSTSVAEPVYFEFPEFKANFRRDYWLDISLEVLRSHQFIRKYYLKEAQKSEVLARAMLGVFRYRAVKEAFKFFSSNYKTLLTFSLAETLPRGDMILETLTNSLTYLTAVSIKRDIPGTLDTKRQPVLSPPSVVALSSHGFKSKCVANVYEETIAVGDIRVGEISPLEVAVKQSLNDTGKVAAAQATVDQVKVEGIDTNAAVMKELLFPLIELAIRLWHLTLWKDFCKSTLFLILSCYVIIRGWIQYLVPSIFMFTAIVMLWHRHFRKGRPLEAFIITAPPNKNAVEQLLTLQEAITQFESLIQAGNIVLLKMRALLLALLPPATEKVAMFMVFIAAVFAFVPPKYIFLVAFVEGYTRAMPWRRESSARWIRRLKEWWVRIPAAPVQLIKPEESKKRR; the protein is encoded by the exons ATGGAATCGGAACCCGAAACCGACGTTGAATCGGAGACTGAGCATTTCAACGGAATTTCAAACAAAAGAATGTCACCGTGGGAGTCCTTCCTCCGAAACCAACAAGATTCCATCAGATCGCTCTTCAACCGCCGCAACCGCCCCTCCTCCGCCCTTCCTCCTTCTCCACAAAACAACTTATCCTTCAAACCCATCCCTCAGCTCTCTCCTCTCGCCAACTCTGTCGTCGCTCGCTCTTCTCa GATCCTTGGAGTTTCGACTCACGAACTACAACACGCCTTCGATTCGGAGCTTCCGTTGAGCGTCAAGGAGCTTCTAACTTACGCTAGGAACCTTCTGGAGTTCTGCTCCTTCAAGGCTCTTCACAAATTCACCGCCACTCCCAATTACCTAAACGACAAGCACTTCCGTCGTTTGACCTATGACATGATGCTCGCCTGGGAATCCCCCAGCGTCGAGAGCGACGACAAT GAAACTCCTAAATGCAGAAGATACGAGGCTAATGGTGATGAAGATGAAGGTTCCTTCTTCTATTCCAGTTCCACTAACATGGCACTTCAG GTTGATGATGAAAAAACGGTTGGTCTGGAAGCTTTCTCCAGGATAGCCCCTGCTTGTGTTACTGTTGCTGATATAATAACCGTCCACAATCTCTTTAGCGCGCTCACTGTTTCTTCCGAGAATCGCCTCCACTTTCTTGTTTATGACAAATACCTAAGATTCCTTGATAA AGTTCTGAAGAATTCTAAAAATGCGCTGGCTGCTTGTTCTGGGAATCTTCAGCTTGCCGAAGAAGAGATTGTCCTCGATGTTGATGGAACAATACCAACTCAACCTGTTCTTCAACATATTGGAATGTCTGCATGGCCGG GGCGGTTGACCTTGACCAATTATGCTCTATACTTTGAGCCACTTGGAGTTGGTTTGTATGAGAAAGCTATTCGATATGATCTCGGCACAGACATGAAGCAAGTCATAAAGCCTGACTTGACTGGACCCCTTGGTGCTCGCCTTTTTGATAAAGCCGTGATGTATAAATCAACTTCTGT AGCAGAGCCTGTTTATTTTGAATTCCCTGAATTTAAAGCAAACTTCCGTCGTGACTATTGGTTGGACATTAGTCTGGAGGTTCTCCGTTCTCACCAGTTTATCAGAAAATACTACCTTAAAGAGGCACAGAAATCAGAAGTACTTGCCAGGGCTATGCTGGGTGTTTTCCGGTATCGTGCAGTTAAAGAGGCTTTCAAGTTTTTCTCATCTAACTATAAAACCTTGCTTACTTTTAGCCTGGCTGAAACTCTTCCACGGGGAGATATGATCTTGGAAACCCTGACAAATAGCTTGACATATCTAACTGCTGTTTCCATTAAACGTGATATTCCTGGGACTTTAGATACAAAAAGACAACCGGTTTTATCTCCACCGTCAGTTGTGGCACTTTCCTCTCATGGATTTAAATCAAAATGTGTGGCTAATGTTTATGAAGAAACAATTGCTGTTGGTGATATCCGTGTTGGTGAGATAAGTCCCTTGGAAGTGGCAGTGAAACAGTCCCTTAATGACACTGGAAAAGTTGCAGCTGCACAGGCAACTGTGGACCaagtgaaggttgaaggcattGATACAAATGCTGCAGTAATGAAG GAACTACTATTCCCATTGATAGAACTTGCTATCCGACTATGGCATTTGACCTTGTGGAAAGACTTTTGCAAATCAACATTGTTTTTGATTCTCTCCTGCTATGTAATTATAAG GGGATGGATTCAATATTTAGTGCCATCCATTTTCATGTTCACTGCAATTGTCATGCTCTGGCATAGGCATTTTAGAAAGGGAAGACCATTAGAAGCATTCATAATAACTGCGCCACCAAATAAAAATGCAGTAGAACAACTGCTGACATTACAAGAGGCCATTACGCAATTTGAATCACTTATTCAAGCTGGAAATATTGTTCTCCTGAAAATGAGAGCGCTTCTACTTGCTCTATTACCACCA GCTACAGAGAAGGTTGCAATGTTCATGGTTTTCATAGCTGCCGTGTTTGCTTTTGTTCCTCCAAAATACATATTTTTGGTGGCGTTCGTTGAGGGTTACACAAGGGCGATGCCATGGAGGAGGGAAAGTAGTGCCAGATGGATAAGGCGCCTTAAAGAATGGTGGGTCAGAATACCAGCTGCACCTGTCCAGCTCATTAAGCctgaagaaagcaagaaaagaagaTGA
- the LOC112712286 gene encoding uncharacterized protein codes for MEDTLASTSSSTAINSSNIGFQLLKKHGWKEGTGLGVSEQGRLEPVETYVKNNKRGLGADKAKKKAVKPVHTDDGSRENNKQETKKKTKALSKRIRKMEEFEKKMQEKEFERAFFREFWPENV; via the exons ATGGAAGATACTTTGGCTTCAACTAGTTCTTCAACAGCAATCAACTCTTCCAATATAGGGTTTCAG CTATTGAAGAAGCATGGTTGGAAAGAAGGCACCGGTCTTGGGGTCTCTGAGCAG GGTAGATTAGAGCCTGTAGAAACATATGTGAAGAATAATAAGCGAGGTTTGGGAGCAGATAAAGCGAAGAAAAAGGCTGTCAAACCTGTTCATACTGATGATGGTTCTAGGGAAAACAATAAGCAG GAAACTAAGAAGAAAACCAAAGCACTTTCTAAACGGATTAGAAAGATGGAGGAGTTTGAGAAGAAGATGCAAGAGAAGGAATTTGAGCGTGCTTTCTTCAGGGAGTTCTGGCCAGAAAATGTATAA
- the LOC112712283 gene encoding thioredoxin-like fold domain-containing protein MRL7L, chloroplastic isoform X1: MVRAFNSSRAFLRRRKLKQLILVEMALPNSMTLPLSSFVSPTFVKKRNLIIPKQKQLKLGKKLLNVGDSKVIRVPTRVQALKSDDADWKRRREASSDSDDEEDTPRSFDQNDPYSMSLEERLEWRRKIREVMDRKPEVQEELDPEEKKRKFEKLLNDYQLVVEEEDPDWPEDADGRGFNLGQFFDKITIKNTKKANDDDDDDDDKEEIEWRDDNYIRPIKDIKTAEWEETVFKDISPLIILVHNRYRRPKENEKIRNELEKAVHIIWNCRLPSPRCIALDAVVETELVDALQVSVFPEIIFTKAGKILYREKALRNADELSKIMAFFYYGAAKPPCLNSISDSQEEIPSVSIDNPVS; the protein is encoded by the exons ATGGTTCGAGCCTTCAACTCATCGCGAGCGTTTCTTCGTCGTCGTAAGCTGAAGCAGCTGATTTTAGTTG AAATGGCACTACCAAATTCGATGACCTTGCCCTTGTCATCCTTCGTATCACCTACTTTTGTAAAAAAGAGGAACTTGATCATTCCCAAGCAGAAACAGTTAAAGCTCGGAAAGAAGCTTTTGAAT GTTGGTGATTCTAAAGTGATAAGAGTACCAACAAGAGTTCAAGCTCTCAAGTCTGATGATGCTGATTGGAAGAGACGGCGTGAAGCTTCTAGTGACTCTGATGATGAAGAGGACACACCTCGTTCATTTGATCAAAATGACCCTTATAGTATGAGCCTTGAAGAGAGACTAGAATGGAGGAGGAAAATTAGAGAAGTAATGGATAGAAAGCCGGAAGTTCAAGAGGAGTTAGACcctgaagagaagaagagaaaattcgaaaagCTTTTGAATGATTACCAGCTTGTTGTGGAAGAGGAGGATCCTGACTGGCCTGAAGATGCAGATGGGCGGGGATTCAACTTAGGGCAGTTTTTCGACAAGATTACCATTAAGAACACCAAAAAGGCCAatgatgatgacgacgacgaCGATGACAAGGAAGAAATAGAATGGCGAGATGATAATTACATTCGACCTATTAAAGACATAAAGACTGCAGAATGGGAGGAGACTGTATTCAAAGACATAAGTCCGTTGATTATTCTCGTACACAATCGATATAGAAG gcCGAAAGAGAATGAAAAAATTCGAAATGAACTGGAGAAGGCTGTGCATATCATATGGAACTGCAGATTACCATCCCCAAGA TGTATTGCACTTGATGCTGTTGTGGAGACTGAACTAGTTGATGCACTTCAAGTGTCAGTCTTCCCAGAAATTATCTTTACCAAAGCAGGGAAGATCTTATACCGTGAAAAAG CACTTCGAAATGCAGATGAATTGTCAAAAATCATGGCATTCTTTTACTACGGCGCAGCTAAACCTCCATGCCTGAATAGCATATCAGATTCTCAAGAAGAAATTCCTTCTGTTAGCATTGATAATCCGGTATCCTGA
- the LOC112712281 gene encoding uncharacterized protein: MVVENLLRLGIARFLCIPLSVTVVLSSSLPFQTPLTSSAAASLSHHHHQRRRLSSGYSMNSQQLSQSQSPPPPVAKKVEHKMEMFGDVRIDNYYWLRDDSRTNPEVLSYLKEENGYTDSIMSGTKKLEEQLFAEIRGRIKEDDVSAPLRKGPYYYYEKTLEGKEYVQHCRRLIPENQKVPSVYDTMPTGPEAPQEHVILDENIKAQQHGYYSIGAFKVSPNSKLVAYAEDTKGNEIYTVYVIDAETQAPIGEPLVGLTPYVQWAGDNALVYITMDEILRPDKAWLHVLGEDQSKDTCLYVEKDDMFSLDLYASESKKYLFVASESKNTRFNFYLDVSKPEEGLKVLTPRVDGIDTTVSHRGDHFFIKRRSGQFFNSEVVACPVDNTSSTTVLLPHRESVKIQEIQLFSDNLVSYEREDGLPKIIVYRLPPTGEPLTSLQDGQAVSFVDPVYSVESSYSEFSSSILRFTYSSLKTPRSVYDYDMKAGISVLKKIDPVLGSFDSTHYVTERRWAPASDGTLIPISIVYRKDLVKLDGSDPLLLYGYGSYEYCLDPSFSSSRLSLLDRGFIYVIAHIRGGGEMGRPWYENGKFLKKKNTFTDFIACAEYLIENKFCSKERLCIEGRSAGGLLIGAVLNMRPDLFKAAVAGVPFVDVLTTMLDPTIPLTTSEWEEWGDPRKEEFYFYMKSYSPVDDVKAQNYPHILVTAGLNDPRVMYSEPSKFVAKMRDMKTDDNILLFKCELGAGHFSKSGRFEKLQEDAFTYIFILKALNMTNELKF; the protein is encoded by the exons ATGGTTGTTGAAAATCTGCTGCGCTTAGGCATTGCTCGCTTTCTGTGCATCCCGCTATCTGTAACCGTCGTCCTCTCCTCCTCTCTTCCCTTTCAGACGCCTCTTACTTCCTCCGCGGCGGCGTCACTctctcaccaccaccaccagcgcCGTCGACTCTCTTCCGGTTACTCCATGAACTCTCAGCAGCTGTCACAGTCTCAGTCTCCGCCTCCTCCGGTGGCCAAGAAGGTGGAGCACAAGATGGAGATGTTCGGCGACGTCAGGATCGACAACTACTACTGGCTCCGCGACGATTCCCGCACCAATCCCGAAGTGCTCTCATACCTCAAAGAAGAGAATGGATACACCGATTCCATCATGTCCG GAACCAAGAAACTCGAAGAACAGCTTTTTGCTGAGATAAGAGGGAGGATTAAGGAGGATGACGTCTCTGCACCTTTACGCAAAGGACCTTACTACTATTACGAAAAAACTTTGGAAGGGAAGGAGTATGTTCAACATTGTAGGCGCCTTATACCTGAAAACCAAAAGGTGCCATCAGTGTATGATACCATGCCCACTGGACCTGAAGCTCCTCAGGAGCATGTTATTTTGGATGAGAACATCAAGGCACAACAACACGGTTACTACAGTATTGGTGCTTTTAAG GTTAGCCCAAATAGCAAGTTGGTAGCGTATGCTGAAGACACCAAAGGAAACGAAATATATACCGTCTACGTCATTGATGCTGAGACACAAGCTCCTATTGGAGAGCCTCTTGTTGGTCTAACACCATACGTTCAATGGGCTGGTGATAATGCTCTGGTTTACATCACGATGGATGAGATTCTCAGACCTGATAAG GCATGGCTTCATGTGTTGGGGGAAGATCAATCAAAGGATACTTGTCTTTACGTTGAAAAGGATGATATGTTTTCACTTGACCTTTATGCTTCTGAAAGCAAGAAATACTTGTTTGTTGCATCGGAAAGCAAAAACACAAGATTCAATTTTTATCTGGATGTTTCCAAACCTGAAGAGGGTCTTAAAGTTCTCACACCACGTGTTGATGGTATTGACACAACTGTCAGCCATCGTGGTGATCATTTCTTTATTAAAAGGAGAAGTGGTCAATTTTTCAATTCTGAGGTGGTAGCTTGTCCTGTTGATAACACCTCCTCAACTACGGTTCTTCTTCCCCACAGGGAAAG TGTAAAAATTCAGGAGATACAACTTTTTAGTGATAATCTTGtttcatatgagagagaagatgGTCTAccaaaaataatagtttatcgcCTTCCACCTACTGGTGAACCACTAACAAGCCTTCAAGATGGTCAAGCAGTTAGCTTTGTTGATCCAGTATACTCCGTGGAATCTTCATATTCAGAGTTCTCATCAAGTATCTTGCGGTTTACATATAGCTCCTTGAAGACTCCTAGGTCCGTATATGATTATGATATGAAAGCAGGCATTTCAGTTTTAAAGAAGATTGACCCC GTTTTGGGTAGTTTTGATTCTACCCATTATGTCACTGAAAGAAGGTGGGCACCTGCCTCAGATGGAACTTTGATTCCCATATCAATTGTTTATCGAAAAGACCTTGTGAAACTTGATGGATCTGACCCATTACTACTTTATGGTTATGGCTCTTATGAG TATTGCTTGGATCCCAGCTTCAGTTCTTCAAGGCTTTCTTTGTTAGATCGGGGATTTATATATGTTATAGCTCATATACGTGGAGGTGGAGAAATGGGGAGGCCGTGGTATGAGAATGGGAAATTTCTGAAGAAAAAGAACACTTTCACTGATTTTATTGCTTGTGCTGAATATTTGATTGAGAACAAATTCTGTTCTAAGGAAAGACTGTGCATTGAGGGAAGAAGTGCTGGGGGTTTGCTAATTGGTGCAGTTCTTAATATGAGACCAGATTTATTCAAGGCAGCTGTTGCTGGAGTACCTTTTGTGGATGTTTTGACAACTATGCTTGATCCAACTATTCCTCTCACCACTTCAGAATGGGAG GAATGGGGTGACCCTAGGAAGGAAGAATTTTACTTCTACATGAAGTCATATTCCCCCGTTGATGAT GTGAAGGCACAGAATTATCCACACATTCTTGTCACTGCTGGATTAAATG ACCCACGGGTTATGTATTCTGAACCTTCGAAGTTTGTGGCAAAGATGAGGGATATGAAGACTGATGATAACATATTGCTTTTTAAATGCGAACTTGGTGCTGGCCATTTTTCAAAGTCGGGGAG
- the LOC112709571 gene encoding uncharacterized protein, whose product MFTNKLKALIVLLKRWHRDNFEDMDNRIKKFKEEIKKIDDKVSAGSYDGTMEARRKALVTCYAKWYVRKKMHWKQMSRSQHARDIDKNTRYFHNLASARRRNNRIDSLVLDGRLVRNHARIKTAIMGFYNELYRQEHAPLIGIRDGLVKQITEEKAAVLEEMPLTRKYERQCGIVSPVKLQKNAISDATSSGETQSAFVKGRKIHDGALIACETVHWLKLRKKEAAIVKLDFQKAYERVRWSFVDIVLQKMGIRLRWRTWVKECVTTASMSVLINGSPTKPFKMERGLRQGDPLSPFLFVLVVDILHRMVGEAVRNGRISPLLVGRDNIELSHLQFADDTILFCPHETETLLNNKRLLRVLS is encoded by the exons ATGTTTACAAACAAGTTGAAGGCGTTGATCGTACTGCTCAAGAGATGGCATAGGGATAATTTTGAGGACATGGACAACAGGATAAAGAAGTTTAAAGAAGAGATTAAGAAGATTGATGATAAGGTTAGTGCTGGTAGTTATGACGGAACAATGGAGGCTAGACGTAAGGCTCTGGTGACTTGCTATGCGAAGTGGTATGTCAGAAAAAAGAtgcattggaagcagatgtcccGATCCCAGCATGCTAGAGATATAGATAAGAACACTAGGTACTTCCATAATCTAGCATCGGCAAGAAGGAGGAACAATAGAATCGATTCTCTGGTGTTGGATGGAAGATTGGTACGGAATCATGCCAGAATAAAGACTGCGATTATGGGATTTTATAATGAACTGTATAGGCAGGAGCATGCCCCTTTGATTGGGATTCGTGATGGGCTGGTCAAGCAGATTACTGAAGAAAAGGCAGCAGTGCTAGAGGAAATGCCATTGACGAGGAAGTACGAGAGGCAGTGTGGGATTGTGAGTCCAGTAAAGCTCCAG AAAAATGCGATCAGTGATGCCACATCTAGTGGGGAGACTCAGTCTGCTTTTGTAAAGGGTCGCAAAATACATGATGGTGCACTCATTGCTTGTGAGACGGTCCACTGGCTCAAGCTGCGAAAGAAGGAAGCGGCAATTGTTAAATTGGACTTTCAGAAAGCCTATGAAAGAGTGAGATGGAGCTTTGTGGATATAGTGCTACAGAAGATGGGCATCCGTCTTAGATGGAGGACCTGGGTGAAGGAATGTGTGACTACAGCATCTATGTCAGTGTTGATCAATGGGTCACCAACCAAGCCGTTCAAGATGGAGAGGGGCCTCAGACAAGGCGATCCCCTCTCTCCTTTCctgtttgttcttgttgttgacatTCTGCATAGGATGGTGGGGGAGGCGGTTAGAAATGGCAGAATTTCTCCACTGCTGGTGGGAAGGGACAACATAGAATTATCGCATCTCCAATTTGCAGACGACACCATATTATTTTGTCCACATGAAACGGAGACGTTACTGAATAACAAGAGGCTCCTGCGTGTTTTGAGTTAA